In Lineus longissimus chromosome 9, tnLinLong1.2, whole genome shotgun sequence, one genomic interval encodes:
- the LOC135493286 gene encoding kelch-like protein 5 isoform X4 — MIEDLPFADDINIEGEESFQIVEASSPSCDSVNGGYLVHHAYGSYHSGRMDLMSDECYRSINHSERMMKKMESYLCNRKLCDVILVTGAKRIAAHRVVLSAASDYFAAMFTNDVKEASQEEIKMKDVDSEALALLVQYMYTGKIDLKEETVESLLSTSCLLQLLEVVEACCGFLMKQLHPSNCLGIRHFADAQGCADLFKVANNYVMEQFVEVIRNQEFLLLPWEEVAKLLASDDLNVPNEETIFDALVTWANHEPSTRKQMLSKLLCHIKLPLLTPQFIADRVETDPLFRDDRDCQELIMEAMKYHLLPERRLSMQSPRTKPRKSTVGMLYAVGGMDCAKGNTSIEKYDLRTNTWTQVANMNGRRLQFGVAVLDDKLFVVGGRDGLKTLNTVECYDPKKKTWTLMPPMSTHRHGLGVGVLEGPMYAVGGHDGWSYLNTVERWDPQARQWSYVAPMSIPRSTVGVSVLGNKLYAVGGRDGSSCLRSLECYDPHTNKWSLCSPMNKRRGGVGVAICNGFLYACGGHDAPASNPTSSRFDCVERYDPKTDAWTLVSSISSPRDSIGVCLLGDKLYAVGGYDGMQYLSDVECYDPQNNEWSKVGIDGRQVSPLCTGRAGACVVQVKST, encoded by the exons ATACTTGGTCCATCACGCGTATGGGAGCTACCATTCGGGGAGAATGGATCTGATGTCCGACGAATGCTACCGATCAATTAATCATTCGGAACGCATGATGAAAAAAATGGAGTCATATCTGTGTAATCGTAAATTATGTGACGTTATACTCGTAACGGGAGCCAAACGTATAGCCGCGCATCGTGTGGTGCTTAGTGCGGCGTCAGACTATTTTGCGGCCATGTTCACAAATGACGTAAAAGAGGCAAGTCAGGAGGAAATAAAAATGAAAGACGTTGATTCAGAGGCATTAGCATTATTGGTTCAATATATGTACACAG gaaaaatCGACCTTAAAGAAGAAACAGTGGAGAGTTTATTATCAACATCCTGCCTGCTCCAGTTATTAGAGGTCGTTGAGGCATGCTGTGGATTCCTTATGAAACAACTCCATCCTTCAAATTGCCTTGGAATACGGCATTTCGCCGACGCTCAGGGATGTGCTGATTTATTCAAAGTTGCTAACAATTATGTAATG GAGCAGTTTGTAGAAGTGATACGAAATCAAGAATTCCTACTTCTTCCATGGGAGGAGGTGGCAAAGTTATTAGCAAGTGATGATCTGAATGTGCCAAATGAAGAAACGATATTTGATGCTCTTGTCACTTGGGCAAACCACGAGCCAAGCACAAGAAAACAGATGTTATCGAAGTTACTCTGCCATATAAAGCTTCCACTCTTAACCCCACAG TTCATAGCCGACCGAGTTGAGACAGACCCACTATTCCGGGACGATCGGGACTGCCAAGAACTCATCATGGAAGCCATGAAATACCATCTCTTGCCAGAGCGACGGTTATCAATGCAAAGTCCCCGCACCAAGCCGAGGAAGTCCACGGTGGGCATGTTGTATGCTGTTGGCGGCATGGATTGTGCAAAGG GTAATACTAGTATTGAAAAATATGATCTCAGGACGAACACCTGGACTCAGGTAGCAAACATGAATGGCCGACGGCTGCAATTCGGTGTTGCCGTTTTAGACGATAAACTATTTGTAGTCGGTGGGAGGGACGGTCTCAAGACTTTAAATACGGTGGAGTGTTACGATCCGAAGAAGAAGACATGGACGTTGATGCCACCAATGTCAACACACAGGCATGGACTAG GTGTTGGAGTGTTAGAGGGACCAATGTACGCAGTGGGTGGCCATGATGGCTGGTCATACCTGAACACGGTGGAGAGATGGGACCCCCAGGCTAGACAATGGAGTTATGTGGCACCCATGTCGATACCGAGGAGTACCGTTGGTGTCTCGGTCTTAGGAAATAA ATTATATGCCGTTGGAGGCAGGGATGGCAGCTCCTGTTTACGATCTCTCGAATGTTATGATCCACACACGAATAAATGGTCGCTCTGCTCACCGATGAACAAGCGACGGGGTGGTGTTGGTGTCGCCATCTGTAACGGCTTCCTGTACGCCTGTGGTGGCCATGACGCTCCAGCCAGTAATCCGACATCCAGTCGATTCGACTGCGTAGAAAG ATATGATCCAAAAACTGACGCGTGGACTCTAGTCTCTTCCATAAGTTCTCCACGCGATTCCATCGGTGTCTGCCTTCTTGGCGACAAACTCTACGCAGTCGGTGGCTACGACGGCATGCAGTATCTCAGCGATGTCGAATGTTACGACCCACAGAATAACGAGTGGAGCAAGGTGGGTATTGACGGGCGACAG GTGTCACCTTTATGTACTGGCCGTGCTGGTGCATGTGTCGTCCAAGTGAAGAGCACCTGA
- the LOC135493286 gene encoding kelch-like protein 5 isoform X8 translates to MEYYTFMPGFPEACRAEFKRYLVHHAYGSYHSGRMDLMSDECYRSINHSERMMKKMESYLCNRKLCDVILVTGAKRIAAHRVVLSAASDYFAAMFTNDVKEASQEEIKMKDVDSEALALLVQYMYTGKIDLKEETVESLLSTSCLLQLLEVVEACCGFLMKQLHPSNCLGIRHFADAQGCADLFKVANNYVMEQFVEVIRNQEFLLLPWEEVAKLLASDDLNVPNEETIFDALVTWANHEPSTRKQMLSKLLCHIKLPLLTPQFIADRVETDPLFRDDRDCQELIMEAMKYHLLPERRLSMQSPRTKPRKSTVGMLYAVGGMDCAKGNTSIEKYDLRTNTWTQVANMNGRRLQFGVAVLDDKLFVVGGRDGLKTLNTVECYDPKKKTWTLMPPMSTHRHGLGVGVLEGPMYAVGGHDGWSYLNTVERWDPQARQWSYVAPMSIPRSTVGVSVLGNKLYAVGGRDGSSCLRSLECYDPHTNKWSLCSPMNKRRGGVGVAICNGFLYACGGHDAPASNPTSSRFDCVERYDPKTDAWTLVSSISSPRDSIGVCLLGDKLYAVGGYDGMQYLSDVECYDPQNNEWSKVGIDGRQVSPLCTGRAGACVVQVKST, encoded by the exons ATACTTGGTCCATCACGCGTATGGGAGCTACCATTCGGGGAGAATGGATCTGATGTCCGACGAATGCTACCGATCAATTAATCATTCGGAACGCATGATGAAAAAAATGGAGTCATATCTGTGTAATCGTAAATTATGTGACGTTATACTCGTAACGGGAGCCAAACGTATAGCCGCGCATCGTGTGGTGCTTAGTGCGGCGTCAGACTATTTTGCGGCCATGTTCACAAATGACGTAAAAGAGGCAAGTCAGGAGGAAATAAAAATGAAAGACGTTGATTCAGAGGCATTAGCATTATTGGTTCAATATATGTACACAG gaaaaatCGACCTTAAAGAAGAAACAGTGGAGAGTTTATTATCAACATCCTGCCTGCTCCAGTTATTAGAGGTCGTTGAGGCATGCTGTGGATTCCTTATGAAACAACTCCATCCTTCAAATTGCCTTGGAATACGGCATTTCGCCGACGCTCAGGGATGTGCTGATTTATTCAAAGTTGCTAACAATTATGTAATG GAGCAGTTTGTAGAAGTGATACGAAATCAAGAATTCCTACTTCTTCCATGGGAGGAGGTGGCAAAGTTATTAGCAAGTGATGATCTGAATGTGCCAAATGAAGAAACGATATTTGATGCTCTTGTCACTTGGGCAAACCACGAGCCAAGCACAAGAAAACAGATGTTATCGAAGTTACTCTGCCATATAAAGCTTCCACTCTTAACCCCACAG TTCATAGCCGACCGAGTTGAGACAGACCCACTATTCCGGGACGATCGGGACTGCCAAGAACTCATCATGGAAGCCATGAAATACCATCTCTTGCCAGAGCGACGGTTATCAATGCAAAGTCCCCGCACCAAGCCGAGGAAGTCCACGGTGGGCATGTTGTATGCTGTTGGCGGCATGGATTGTGCAAAGG GTAATACTAGTATTGAAAAATATGATCTCAGGACGAACACCTGGACTCAGGTAGCAAACATGAATGGCCGACGGCTGCAATTCGGTGTTGCCGTTTTAGACGATAAACTATTTGTAGTCGGTGGGAGGGACGGTCTCAAGACTTTAAATACGGTGGAGTGTTACGATCCGAAGAAGAAGACATGGACGTTGATGCCACCAATGTCAACACACAGGCATGGACTAG GTGTTGGAGTGTTAGAGGGACCAATGTACGCAGTGGGTGGCCATGATGGCTGGTCATACCTGAACACGGTGGAGAGATGGGACCCCCAGGCTAGACAATGGAGTTATGTGGCACCCATGTCGATACCGAGGAGTACCGTTGGTGTCTCGGTCTTAGGAAATAA ATTATATGCCGTTGGAGGCAGGGATGGCAGCTCCTGTTTACGATCTCTCGAATGTTATGATCCACACACGAATAAATGGTCGCTCTGCTCACCGATGAACAAGCGACGGGGTGGTGTTGGTGTCGCCATCTGTAACGGCTTCCTGTACGCCTGTGGTGGCCATGACGCTCCAGCCAGTAATCCGACATCCAGTCGATTCGACTGCGTAGAAAG ATATGATCCAAAAACTGACGCGTGGACTCTAGTCTCTTCCATAAGTTCTCCACGCGATTCCATCGGTGTCTGCCTTCTTGGCGACAAACTCTACGCAGTCGGTGGCTACGACGGCATGCAGTATCTCAGCGATGTCGAATGTTACGACCCACAGAATAACGAGTGGAGCAAGGTGGGTATTGACGGGCGACAG GTGTCACCTTTATGTACTGGCCGTGCTGGTGCATGTGTCGTCCAAGTGAAGAGCACCTGA
- the LOC135493286 gene encoding kelch-like protein 5 isoform X1 has protein sequence MNEMDVPRSRPRTVCIPGYSESDLHEVSRGWPRPVSAITDMTRYLVHHAYGSYHSGRMDLMSDECYRSINHSERMMKKMESYLCNRKLCDVILVTGAKRIAAHRVVLSAASDYFAAMFTNDVKEASQEEIKMKDVDSEALALLVQYMYTGKIDLKEETVESLLSTSCLLQLLEVVEACCGFLMKQLHPSNCLGIRHFADAQGCADLFKVANNYVMEQFVEVIRNQEFLLLPWEEVAKLLASDDLNVPNEETIFDALVTWANHEPSTRKQMLSKLLCHIKLPLLTPQFIADRVETDPLFRDDRDCQELIMEAMKYHLLPERRLSMQSPRTKPRKSTVGMLYAVGGMDCAKGNTSIEKYDLRTNTWTQVANMNGRRLQFGVAVLDDKLFVVGGRDGLKTLNTVECYDPKKKTWTLMPPMSTHRHGLGVGVLEGPMYAVGGHDGWSYLNTVERWDPQARQWSYVAPMSIPRSTVGVSVLGNKLYAVGGRDGSSCLRSLECYDPHTNKWSLCSPMNKRRGGVGVAICNGFLYACGGHDAPASNPTSSRFDCVERYDPKTDAWTLVSSISSPRDSIGVCLLGDKLYAVGGYDGMQYLSDVECYDPQNNEWSKVGIDGRQVSPLCTGRAGACVVQVKST, from the exons ATACTTGGTCCATCACGCGTATGGGAGCTACCATTCGGGGAGAATGGATCTGATGTCCGACGAATGCTACCGATCAATTAATCATTCGGAACGCATGATGAAAAAAATGGAGTCATATCTGTGTAATCGTAAATTATGTGACGTTATACTCGTAACGGGAGCCAAACGTATAGCCGCGCATCGTGTGGTGCTTAGTGCGGCGTCAGACTATTTTGCGGCCATGTTCACAAATGACGTAAAAGAGGCAAGTCAGGAGGAAATAAAAATGAAAGACGTTGATTCAGAGGCATTAGCATTATTGGTTCAATATATGTACACAG gaaaaatCGACCTTAAAGAAGAAACAGTGGAGAGTTTATTATCAACATCCTGCCTGCTCCAGTTATTAGAGGTCGTTGAGGCATGCTGTGGATTCCTTATGAAACAACTCCATCCTTCAAATTGCCTTGGAATACGGCATTTCGCCGACGCTCAGGGATGTGCTGATTTATTCAAAGTTGCTAACAATTATGTAATG GAGCAGTTTGTAGAAGTGATACGAAATCAAGAATTCCTACTTCTTCCATGGGAGGAGGTGGCAAAGTTATTAGCAAGTGATGATCTGAATGTGCCAAATGAAGAAACGATATTTGATGCTCTTGTCACTTGGGCAAACCACGAGCCAAGCACAAGAAAACAGATGTTATCGAAGTTACTCTGCCATATAAAGCTTCCACTCTTAACCCCACAG TTCATAGCCGACCGAGTTGAGACAGACCCACTATTCCGGGACGATCGGGACTGCCAAGAACTCATCATGGAAGCCATGAAATACCATCTCTTGCCAGAGCGACGGTTATCAATGCAAAGTCCCCGCACCAAGCCGAGGAAGTCCACGGTGGGCATGTTGTATGCTGTTGGCGGCATGGATTGTGCAAAGG GTAATACTAGTATTGAAAAATATGATCTCAGGACGAACACCTGGACTCAGGTAGCAAACATGAATGGCCGACGGCTGCAATTCGGTGTTGCCGTTTTAGACGATAAACTATTTGTAGTCGGTGGGAGGGACGGTCTCAAGACTTTAAATACGGTGGAGTGTTACGATCCGAAGAAGAAGACATGGACGTTGATGCCACCAATGTCAACACACAGGCATGGACTAG GTGTTGGAGTGTTAGAGGGACCAATGTACGCAGTGGGTGGCCATGATGGCTGGTCATACCTGAACACGGTGGAGAGATGGGACCCCCAGGCTAGACAATGGAGTTATGTGGCACCCATGTCGATACCGAGGAGTACCGTTGGTGTCTCGGTCTTAGGAAATAA ATTATATGCCGTTGGAGGCAGGGATGGCAGCTCCTGTTTACGATCTCTCGAATGTTATGATCCACACACGAATAAATGGTCGCTCTGCTCACCGATGAACAAGCGACGGGGTGGTGTTGGTGTCGCCATCTGTAACGGCTTCCTGTACGCCTGTGGTGGCCATGACGCTCCAGCCAGTAATCCGACATCCAGTCGATTCGACTGCGTAGAAAG ATATGATCCAAAAACTGACGCGTGGACTCTAGTCTCTTCCATAAGTTCTCCACGCGATTCCATCGGTGTCTGCCTTCTTGGCGACAAACTCTACGCAGTCGGTGGCTACGACGGCATGCAGTATCTCAGCGATGTCGAATGTTACGACCCACAGAATAACGAGTGGAGCAAGGTGGGTATTGACGGGCGACAG GTGTCACCTTTATGTACTGGCCGTGCTGGTGCATGTGTCGTCCAAGTGAAGAGCACCTGA
- the LOC135493286 gene encoding kelch-like protein 5 isoform X2, with the protein MQREASWMHCQSLCNIPSVVHHYKRNSLSSWSLPRHPKKNGYLVHHAYGSYHSGRMDLMSDECYRSINHSERMMKKMESYLCNRKLCDVILVTGAKRIAAHRVVLSAASDYFAAMFTNDVKEASQEEIKMKDVDSEALALLVQYMYTGKIDLKEETVESLLSTSCLLQLLEVVEACCGFLMKQLHPSNCLGIRHFADAQGCADLFKVANNYVMEQFVEVIRNQEFLLLPWEEVAKLLASDDLNVPNEETIFDALVTWANHEPSTRKQMLSKLLCHIKLPLLTPQFIADRVETDPLFRDDRDCQELIMEAMKYHLLPERRLSMQSPRTKPRKSTVGMLYAVGGMDCAKGNTSIEKYDLRTNTWTQVANMNGRRLQFGVAVLDDKLFVVGGRDGLKTLNTVECYDPKKKTWTLMPPMSTHRHGLGVGVLEGPMYAVGGHDGWSYLNTVERWDPQARQWSYVAPMSIPRSTVGVSVLGNKLYAVGGRDGSSCLRSLECYDPHTNKWSLCSPMNKRRGGVGVAICNGFLYACGGHDAPASNPTSSRFDCVERYDPKTDAWTLVSSISSPRDSIGVCLLGDKLYAVGGYDGMQYLSDVECYDPQNNEWSKVGIDGRQVSPLCTGRAGACVVQVKST; encoded by the exons ATACTTGGTCCATCACGCGTATGGGAGCTACCATTCGGGGAGAATGGATCTGATGTCCGACGAATGCTACCGATCAATTAATCATTCGGAACGCATGATGAAAAAAATGGAGTCATATCTGTGTAATCGTAAATTATGTGACGTTATACTCGTAACGGGAGCCAAACGTATAGCCGCGCATCGTGTGGTGCTTAGTGCGGCGTCAGACTATTTTGCGGCCATGTTCACAAATGACGTAAAAGAGGCAAGTCAGGAGGAAATAAAAATGAAAGACGTTGATTCAGAGGCATTAGCATTATTGGTTCAATATATGTACACAG gaaaaatCGACCTTAAAGAAGAAACAGTGGAGAGTTTATTATCAACATCCTGCCTGCTCCAGTTATTAGAGGTCGTTGAGGCATGCTGTGGATTCCTTATGAAACAACTCCATCCTTCAAATTGCCTTGGAATACGGCATTTCGCCGACGCTCAGGGATGTGCTGATTTATTCAAAGTTGCTAACAATTATGTAATG GAGCAGTTTGTAGAAGTGATACGAAATCAAGAATTCCTACTTCTTCCATGGGAGGAGGTGGCAAAGTTATTAGCAAGTGATGATCTGAATGTGCCAAATGAAGAAACGATATTTGATGCTCTTGTCACTTGGGCAAACCACGAGCCAAGCACAAGAAAACAGATGTTATCGAAGTTACTCTGCCATATAAAGCTTCCACTCTTAACCCCACAG TTCATAGCCGACCGAGTTGAGACAGACCCACTATTCCGGGACGATCGGGACTGCCAAGAACTCATCATGGAAGCCATGAAATACCATCTCTTGCCAGAGCGACGGTTATCAATGCAAAGTCCCCGCACCAAGCCGAGGAAGTCCACGGTGGGCATGTTGTATGCTGTTGGCGGCATGGATTGTGCAAAGG GTAATACTAGTATTGAAAAATATGATCTCAGGACGAACACCTGGACTCAGGTAGCAAACATGAATGGCCGACGGCTGCAATTCGGTGTTGCCGTTTTAGACGATAAACTATTTGTAGTCGGTGGGAGGGACGGTCTCAAGACTTTAAATACGGTGGAGTGTTACGATCCGAAGAAGAAGACATGGACGTTGATGCCACCAATGTCAACACACAGGCATGGACTAG GTGTTGGAGTGTTAGAGGGACCAATGTACGCAGTGGGTGGCCATGATGGCTGGTCATACCTGAACACGGTGGAGAGATGGGACCCCCAGGCTAGACAATGGAGTTATGTGGCACCCATGTCGATACCGAGGAGTACCGTTGGTGTCTCGGTCTTAGGAAATAA ATTATATGCCGTTGGAGGCAGGGATGGCAGCTCCTGTTTACGATCTCTCGAATGTTATGATCCACACACGAATAAATGGTCGCTCTGCTCACCGATGAACAAGCGACGGGGTGGTGTTGGTGTCGCCATCTGTAACGGCTTCCTGTACGCCTGTGGTGGCCATGACGCTCCAGCCAGTAATCCGACATCCAGTCGATTCGACTGCGTAGAAAG ATATGATCCAAAAACTGACGCGTGGACTCTAGTCTCTTCCATAAGTTCTCCACGCGATTCCATCGGTGTCTGCCTTCTTGGCGACAAACTCTACGCAGTCGGTGGCTACGACGGCATGCAGTATCTCAGCGATGTCGAATGTTACGACCCACAGAATAACGAGTGGAGCAAGGTGGGTATTGACGGGCGACAG GTGTCACCTTTATGTACTGGCCGTGCTGGTGCATGTGTCGTCCAAGTGAAGAGCACCTGA